A portion of the Oncorhynchus gorbuscha isolate QuinsamMale2020 ecotype Even-year linkage group LG07, OgorEven_v1.0, whole genome shotgun sequence genome contains these proteins:
- the LOC124040156 gene encoding SH3 domain-binding protein 1-like — MLKSFNLLKQLGSVGKSQDATDLLTEDLVMVEQRVEPAKKAAQVIHKKLLGCLQSQLGLDTERRMKKLPLMLLSVSMAESFKDFDPDSSIRKVLEMCCFMESHLAATLSDFELKLEKEVLEPLNKLSEEDLPEILKNKKQFAKLTMDWHNARNKSQASTGPQAKQDGLKEEVEEAWRKLESIKDQYSADLYHFATKEDDYANYFIRLLELQAEHHKNSHDFLERNISELKDSQTDSQENNYKGKVYGEPLLTHLYNSGREIAVPIQECVHMLLHTGMREEGLFRLAAAASVVKRLKSSLDGGVVNHSEFTDPHAVAGALKSYLRELPEPLMTFELYNDWFQAAGEKELTDKLEQFKIVLKKLPSENYNNLRYLVQFLSCLSEQQSVNRMSPSNIAIVLGPNLLWPRMEGEAALLDMASASSVQVVAVVEPLIQHSSSLFHEEVDFEIPELPGVPDLKMLEPQTSESGKENLVRMTSSSSSCASSSSSHASLCKTISSASQDSGGFFIIKSGSISRRTTTWGNPASDPPCSTPLNRTPVHTQSPSPVPSPTLVHNPSPLPNPKLAPGPTLVPSPPPVSVCSPTQKQSPELGSLEPILEAPPDSPRATLKITSPYKPRKSFLQHMPPIQSKEQVVVTYSKPRAPARLAPAETPKTQLHPAPKPLAPVLKKTLSKKGAIRPPQIPPPKPPVLESKQVTSIAQ; from the exons ATGCTGAAATCTTTCAACCTCTTGAAGCAGCTTGGCTCTGTGGGGAA GTCACAGGATGCCACAGATCTTCTCACAGAAGATCTTGTTATG GTGGAGCAGCGGGTGGAGCCAGCCAAGAAGGCAGCGCAGGTTATTCACAAGAAGCTACTGGGCTGTCTGCAGAGTCAACTAGGGctggacacagagagaagaaTG AAAAAACTCCCTCTCATGCTGCTCTCTGTTAGCATGGCTGAGAGCTTTAAAGACTTTGATCCAGACTCTTCTATCAG GAAAGTATTGGAGATGTGTTGCTTCATGGAGAGTCATCTGGCCGCAACACTGTCTGACTTTGAGCTGAAGCTGGAGAAGGAGGTTTTGGAACCTCTCAATAAACTCAGTGAG GAAGACCTTCCAGAGATTCTCAAAAACAAGAAGCAGTTTGCCAAACTCACAATGGACTGGCACAATGCACGCAACAA GTCCCAGGCCAGTACGGGACCTCAGGCAAAGCAGGATGGGCtgaaagaggaggtggaggaggcctGGAGGAAACTAGAGAGCATCaag GACCAATACTCTGCAGATCTGTATCACTTTGCCACTAAAGAAGATGACTATGCCAACTACTTCATTCGT CTGCTGGAACTACAAGCAGAACATCATAAGAATTCCCATGACTTCCTCGAACGAAACATCAGTGAGCTGAAAGACAGTCAAACag ACTCCCAGGAGAATAACTATAAGGGGAAGGTTTACGGGGAGCCCCTGCTGACTCATCTGTACAACAGTGGCAGGGAGATCGCTGTTCCCATCCAGGAGTGTGTTCACATGCTGCTGCACACCGGcatgagagaggag gGTCTGTTTCGTCTGGCAGCAGCAGCCTCGGTAGTGAAGAGACTGAAGAGCAGTCTGGATGGAGGGGTTGTGAACCACAGTGAATTCACTGACCCTCATGCAGTCGCAG GGGCTTTGAAAAGCTACCTGAGAGAGCTGCCTGAACCACTCATGACCTTTGAACTCTACAATGATTGGTTTCAAGCAGCAGG GGAGAAAGAATTGACAGACAAACTTGAGCAGTTTAAAATTGTGCTGAAGAAGTTACCATCAGAAAACTACAACAATCTCCG GTACCTGGTACAGTTCCTGTCGTGCCTGTCAGAGCAGCAGTCAGTTAACAGGATGAGTCCCAGTAACATTGCCATAGTACTGGGTCCCAACCTGCTGTGGCCTCGTATGGAGGG ggAGGCAGCGCTGTTGGACATGGCATCTGCCTCCTCAGTCCAGGTGGTGGCGGTGGTTGAGCCTCTCATACAACACTCAAGCAGCCTGTTTCATGAAG AGGTGGACTTTGAGATTCCTGAGCTTCCTGGGGTCCCAGATTTGAAAATGTTAGAACCTCAAACTTCAGAGTCTGGGAAAGAGAACCTTGTCAGAAtgacctcctcctcttcatcatgcgcttcctcttcctcttctcatgCTTCTCTCTGTAAAACAATCAG CTCAGCATCTCAGGACAGTGGAGGTTTTTTCATCATTAAGTCAGGCTCCATTAGTCGTAGAACCACCACCTGGGGGAACCCTGCCTCAGACCCACCATGCTCAACCCCACTTAACCGTACCCCAGTCCATACCCAGAGCCCGTCCCCTGTCCCAAGCCCGACACTGGTCCACAACCCATCCCCACTACCCAACCCCAAACTGGCACCTGGCCCAACCCTGGTTCCCTCCCCACCACCAGTGTCTGTCTGCAGTCCGACCCAGAAGCAGAGCCCTGAATTGGGCTCACTAGAACCCATCCTAGAGGCCCCACCGGACTCCCCCAGAGCTACACTGAAGATCACCTCACCATACAAAC CGAGGAAATCCTTCCTTCAACACATGCCGCCCATCCAGAGTAAAGAGCAGGTGGTCGTTACATACTCCAAACCCAGGGCCCCAGCACGTCTAGCACCAGCAGAGACACCCAAAACCCAGCTACATCCTGCACCCAAGCCCCTTGCTCCAGTCCTGAAGAAGACCTTAAGCAAAAAGGGTGCAATTAGGCCACCCCAAATCCCACCTCCCAAGCCCCCAGTACTGGAAAGCAAACAGGTGACCTCTATAGCGCAGTGA
- the LOC124040157 gene encoding cdc42 effector protein 1-like, with protein sequence MNLGKIPGLKGLVAGSQSKRHFKGDLTLDMISPPLGDFRHTMHVGRGGDVFGDTSFLSNHGGAANGNEDDDSVTSPDNKIGAFFSRTLRHVRKTPEHPRGGSKDLSPPPPPISPIIKNAVSLPRLDVDGCPIKNLFHTSPTSLDETTYGYGLESGFVTLPRLSRSAERQSQQGGSNSCIPNTHCGSLTDVSALLSSSADPTLTSGPSHMTRFDSLSSMASFTFDLGPSLMSEVFGLIDSPNGHPEPSHAWEAEEVEEPSGSAIGFATNEGSEMDSEMDATTASLVDSLLREDCSSSRKSPYGMEWEEEEEEARRMEVNGGEQHLKGAVPDLVMGSPSRQRPAMESERFQGSTDVLGVLYGVGGLLKGQQRMDLEGKVTMCQTMKKTPYICITPDEEEEEEIKV encoded by the exons ATGAACCTGGGGAAGATCCCTGGGTTGAAGGGCCTGGTGGCCGGCTCTCAGAGTAAACGCCATTTCAAGGGCGACCTCACCTTGGACATGATCAGCCCTCCGCTGGGAGACTTTCGTCACACCATGCACGTGGGCCGCGGAGGGGACGTGTTCGGGGACACTTCGTTCCTTAGCAATCATGGCGGGGCCGCCAACGGAAACGAGGATGATGATTCCGTCACAAGTCCTGACAACAAGATCGGGGCTTTCTTCTCCCGGACCCTCCGGCATGTTCGGAAGACACCAGAGCATCCCAGGGGGGGGTCGAAGGACCTGTCCCCGccaccccctcccatctcccccatcATCAAGAACGCAGTGTCTCTCCCCCGGCTGGATGTGGACGGCTGCCCTATTAAAAACCTCTTCCACACCTCTCCTACCTCCCTGGATGAGACCACTTATGGTTATG GTCTGGAGTCAGGTTTCGTCACTCTGCCCCGTCTCTCCCGCTCAGCGGAGCGTCAGTCGCAGCAGGGAGGCTCTAACTCCTGTATCCCCAACACCCACTGCGGCTCGCTCACCGACGTCTCtgccctcctgtcctcctccgcTGACCCGACCCTGACCTCTGGCCCCAGTCACATGACCCGGTTCGACTCCTTGTCCTCCATGGCATCCTTCACATTCGACCTGGGACCCTCCCTCATGAGCGAGGTGTTCGGGTTGATTGACAGCCCTAATGGCCACCCAGAGCCCAGCCACGCCTGGGAGGCAGAAGAGGTGGAAGAGCCAAGCGGCTCTGCGATTGGGTTTGCAACCAATGAAGGCTCGGAGATGGACTCGGAGATGGATGCCACCACTGCCTCATTGGTGGATTCTCTGCTTCGAGAGGACTGTAGTAGCAGCAGGAAGAGTCCATATGGGATGGagtgggaagaggaggaagaggaggctaggAGAATGGAGGTGAATGGAGGTGAGCAGcatcttaaaggggcagtgcctGATTTAGTTATGGGCTCCCCCTCTAGACAGAGGCCTGCTATGGAGAGTGAGAGGTTCCAGGGTTCCACTGATGTGCTGGGGGTGCTCTATGGGGTTGGAGGGCTCCTGAAGGGGCAGCAGAGGATGGATCTGGAGGGAAAGGTGACCATGTGCCAGACCATGAAGAAAACCCCTTACATCTGCATTACAcctgatgaggaggaggaggaggaaatcaAAGTCTGA